From one Papio anubis isolate 15944 chromosome 12, Panubis1.0, whole genome shotgun sequence genomic stretch:
- the C12H11orf68 gene encoding UPF0696 protein C11orf68 homolog isoform X1: MAAAAAAVAGVGRGGGGTESRQERNRARGWAGVERSEGRSRMEPGEELEEEDSPGGREDGFTAEHLAAEAMAADMDPWLVFDAHTTPATELDAWLAKYPPSQVTRYGDPGSPNSEPVGWIAVYGQGYSPNSGDVQGLQAAWEALQTSGRPITPGTLRQLAITHHVLSGKWLMHLAPGFKLDHAWAGIARAVVEGRLQVAKVSPRAKEGGRQVICVYTDDFTDRLGVLEADSAIRAAGIKCLLTYKPDVYTYLGIYRANRWHLCPTLYESRFQLGGSARGSRVLDRANNVELT; the protein is encoded by the exons atggcggcggcggcggcggccgtgGCGGGGGTGGGGCGCGGCGGCGGTGGCACGGAGTCCCGGCAGGAGCGGAACCGGGCCCGGGGCTGGGCCGGCGTCGAACGCAGCGAAGGCCGGAG CAGGATGGAACCAGGTGAGGAGCTGGAAGAGGAGGACTCTCCAGGTGGCCGTGaggatggcttcactgctgagcACCTGGCTGCAGAGGCTATGGCAGCTGACATGGACCCCTGGCTAGTGTTTGATGCCCACACGACACCTGCCACTGAGCTGGATGCCTGGCTGGCCAAGTACCCACCATCCCAAGTTACCCGCTATGGGGACCCCGGTTCACCCAACTCAGAGCCTGTGGGCTGGATTGCAGTGTATGGGCAGGGCTACAGCCCCAACTCCGGGGATGTGCAGGGCCTGCAGGCAGCCTGGGAAGCTCTGCAGACCAGTGGGCGGCCCATCACACCGGGCACCCTGCGCCAGCTCGCCATCACCCACCACGTGCTCTCAGGCAAGTGGCTTATGCATCTGGCACCAGGCTTTAAGCTGGACCATGCCTGGGCTGGCATTGCCCGGGCCGTGGTTGAAGGCCGGCTTCAGGTGGCCAAGGTGAGCCCACGGGCCAAGGAGGGTGGGCGCCAGGTCATCTGTGTTTACACGGACGACTTCACGGACCGCTTGGGTGTACTGGAGGCGGATTCAGCCATCCGTGCAGCAGGTATTAAGTGCCTGCTCACCTACAAGCCTGATGTCTATACCTACCTGGGCATCTACCGGGCCAACCGCTGGCACCTCTGCCCCACTCTCTATGAGAGTCGTTTCCAGCTTGGGGGCAGTGCCCGTGGCTCCCGAGTGCTTGACCGTGCCAACAACGTGGAACTGACCTAG
- the C12H11orf68 gene encoding UPF0696 protein C11orf68 homolog isoform X2: MAAAAAAVAGVGRGGGGTESRQERNRARGWAGVERSEGRRMEPGEELEEEDSPGGREDGFTAEHLAAEAMAADMDPWLVFDAHTTPATELDAWLAKYPPSQVTRYGDPGSPNSEPVGWIAVYGQGYSPNSGDVQGLQAAWEALQTSGRPITPGTLRQLAITHHVLSGKWLMHLAPGFKLDHAWAGIARAVVEGRLQVAKVSPRAKEGGRQVICVYTDDFTDRLGVLEADSAIRAAGIKCLLTYKPDVYTYLGIYRANRWHLCPTLYESRFQLGGSARGSRVLDRANNVELT; this comes from the exons atggcggcggcggcggcggccgtgGCGGGGGTGGGGCGCGGCGGCGGTGGCACGGAGTCCCGGCAGGAGCGGAACCGGGCCCGGGGCTGGGCCGGCGTCGAACGCAGCGAAGGCCGGAG GATGGAACCAGGTGAGGAGCTGGAAGAGGAGGACTCTCCAGGTGGCCGTGaggatggcttcactgctgagcACCTGGCTGCAGAGGCTATGGCAGCTGACATGGACCCCTGGCTAGTGTTTGATGCCCACACGACACCTGCCACTGAGCTGGATGCCTGGCTGGCCAAGTACCCACCATCCCAAGTTACCCGCTATGGGGACCCCGGTTCACCCAACTCAGAGCCTGTGGGCTGGATTGCAGTGTATGGGCAGGGCTACAGCCCCAACTCCGGGGATGTGCAGGGCCTGCAGGCAGCCTGGGAAGCTCTGCAGACCAGTGGGCGGCCCATCACACCGGGCACCCTGCGCCAGCTCGCCATCACCCACCACGTGCTCTCAGGCAAGTGGCTTATGCATCTGGCACCAGGCTTTAAGCTGGACCATGCCTGGGCTGGCATTGCCCGGGCCGTGGTTGAAGGCCGGCTTCAGGTGGCCAAGGTGAGCCCACGGGCCAAGGAGGGTGGGCGCCAGGTCATCTGTGTTTACACGGACGACTTCACGGACCGCTTGGGTGTACTGGAGGCGGATTCAGCCATCCGTGCAGCAGGTATTAAGTGCCTGCTCACCTACAAGCCTGATGTCTATACCTACCTGGGCATCTACCGGGCCAACCGCTGGCACCTCTGCCCCACTCTCTATGAGAGTCGTTTCCAGCTTGGGGGCAGTGCCCGTGGCTCCCGAGTGCTTGACCGTGCCAACAACGTGGAACTGACCTAG
- the DRAP1 gene encoding dr1-associated corepressor, which yields MPSKKKKYNARFPPARIKKIMQTDEEIGKVAAAVPVIISRALELFLESLLKKACQVTQSRNAKTMTTSHLKQCIELEQQFDFLKDLVASVPDMQGDGEDNHMDGDKGARRGRKPGSGGRKNGGMGTKSKDKKLSGTDSEQEDESEDTDTDGEEETSQPPPQASHPPAHFQSPPTPFLPFASTLPLPPAPPGPSAPDEEDEEDYDS from the exons ATGCCGAGCAAGAAGAAGAAGTACAACGCGCGGTTCCCGCCG GCGCGGATCAAGAAGATCATGCAGACGGACGAAGAGATTGGGAAGGTGGCGGCAGCGGTGCCTGTCATCATCT CCCGGGCGCTTGAGCTCTTCCTAGAGTCGCTGTTGAAGAAGGCCTGCCAGGTGACCCAGTCCCGGAACGCCAAGACCATGACCACATCCCACCT gaagcagTGCATCGAGCTGGAGCAGCAGTTTGACTTCTTGAAGGACTTGGTGGCATCTGTTCCCGACATGCAGGGGGACGGGGAGGACAACCACATGGATGGGGACAAGGGCGCCCGCAG GGGCCGGAAACCGGGCAGCGGCGGCCGGAAGAACGGTGGAATGGGAACGAAAAGCAAGGACAAGAAGCTGTCCGGGACAGACTCGGAGCAGGAG GATGAATCTGAGGACACAGATACTGATGGGGAAGAGGAGACATCAcaacccccaccccaggccagcCACCCCCCTGCCCACTTTCAGAG CCCCCCGACGCCCTTCCTGCCCTTCGCCTCTACTCTGCCTTTGCCCCCCGCGCCCCCGGGCCCCTCAGCACCTGATGAAGAGGACGAAGAGGATTATGACTCCTAG